A genomic segment from Cygnus atratus isolate AKBS03 ecotype Queensland, Australia chromosome Z, CAtr_DNAZoo_HiC_assembly, whole genome shotgun sequence encodes:
- the TARS1 gene encoding threonine--tRNA ligase 1, cytoplasmic, giving the protein MAGADGQVNAGGEKKADCGKKKTKEGAGDEGRTELNPWPAFINERLEMYNKLKAEHDALLAERAANDSKPIKVTLPDGKQVDAESWKTTPYQIACGISQGLADNTVIAKVNKMVWDLDRPLEEDCTLELLKFEDEEAQAVYWHSSAHIMGEAMERIYGGCLCYGPPIENGFYYDMFLEEGGVSSNDFSALETLCKKIMKEKQAFERLEVKKETLLEMFKYNKFKCRILNEKVNTPTTTVYRCGPLIDLCRGPHVRHTGKIKTIKIHKNSSTYWEGKADMESLQRIYGISFPDAKMLKEWEKFQEEAKSRDHRKIGRDQELFFFHELSPGSCFFLPKGAYIYNTLIEFIRSEYRKRGFQEVVTPNIFNSKLWTTSGHWQHYSDNMFSFEVEKEIFALKPMNCPGHCLMFDHRPRSWRELPLRLADFGVLHRNELSGALTGLTRVRRFQQDDAHIFCAMEQIEEEIKSCLQFLRSVYDVFGFSFKLNLSTRPEKYLGDIKVWNEAEKQLENSLNDFGEKWELNPGDGAFYGPKIDIQIKDAIGRYHQCATIQLDFQLPVRFNLTFVSHDGNDKTRPVIIHRAILGSVERMIAILTENYGGKWPLWLSPQQVMVVPVGPTCDEYAQKVRQQFHDAGLMADIDVDPGCTLNKKIRNAQLAQYNFILVVGEKEKASGTVNIRTRDNKVHGERTIADTVQRLLELKCSRSKQAEEEF; this is encoded by the exons ATGGCGGGGGCTGACGGCCAG GTGAATGCTGGGGgtgaaaaaaaggcagactgCGGGAAGAAGAAAACGAAGGAAGGGGCCGGCGATGAAGGGCGCACGGAG CTAAATCCCTGGCCTGCATTTATCAATGAGCGTTTAGAGATGTACAATAAACTTAAAGCTGAACATGATGCACTCCTTGCAGAAAGAGCTGCTAATGACAGTAAACCCATTAAAGTTACATTACCTGATGGCAAGCAGGTTGATGCTGAGTCCTGGAAGACAACTCCTTATCAAATTGCATGTGGAATTAG TCAAGGCTTAGCTGACAACACTGTTATTGCTAAAGTGAACAAGATGGTTTGGGATCTAGACCGTCCTTTGGAGGAGGACTGTACCCTGGAGCTGCTCAAGTTTGAAGATGAAGAGGCTCAAGCG GTATACTGGCACTCAAGTGCTCACATAATGGGTGAAGCTATGGAGCGAATCTACGGTGGATGTTTGTGCTATGGTCCACCAatagaaaatggattttattaCGACATGTTCCTTGAGGAAGG GGGTGTATCAAGTAATGATTTCTCTGCTTTGGAAACGTTATGCAAAAAGatcatgaaggaaaaacaagcctTTGAAAGACTGGAAGTTAAGAAGGAAACACTACTTGAAATGTTCAAG tataaCAAATTTAAGTGTCGCATCCTGAATGAGAAGGTCAATACTCCAACTACAACAGTATACAG GTGTGGCCCCTTGATAGATCTATGCAGAGGGCCTCATGTCAGACATACTGGCAAGATAAAGACCATAAAAATTCATAAG AATTCCTCTACCTATTGGGAAGGCAAGGCTGATATGGAATCACTCCAGCGCATCTATGGAATTTCATTCCCAGATGCAAAAATGCTGAAGGAGTGGGAGAAGTTCCAGGAGGAGGCTAAAAGCAGAGATCACAGAAAAATTGGGCGG GACcaagaactgtttttctttcatgaactCAGCCCTGGTagttgttttttcctgccaaaagGAGCTTACATATATAACACATTAATTGAATTCATCCGG AGTGAGTATCGAAAACGTGGATTCCAGGAGGTTGTCACtccaaatattttcaacagCAAACTATGGACGACTTCAGGGCACTGGCAGCATTACAGCGACaacatgttttcctttgaagtagagaaagaaatctttgcTCTGAAGCCTATGAACTGTCCAGGACACTG CCTTATGTTTGATCATCGTCCAAGATCATGGCGTGAGCTGCCGTTACGGTTGGCAGATTTTGGTGTTCTGCATCGCAACGAACTGTCAGGAGCTCTCACAGGACTCACTCGAGTACGTCGGTTCCAGCAGGACGATGCTCACATATTCTGTGCTATGGAGCAG ATTGAAGAGGAGATAAAGAGCTGTCTGCAGTTCTTGCGTTCTGTGTATGATGTCTTTGGATTTTCCTTTAAACTGAATCTCTCCACTCGTCCTGAAAAGTACCTGGGAGATATCAAAGTGTGGAATGAAGCTGAAAag CAACTGGAAAACAGCCTGAATGACTTCGGTGAGAAGTGGGAGTTGAACCCTGGTGATGGAGCTTTCTATGGACCTAAG ATTGACATTCAGATTAAAGATGCCATCGGCCGCTACCACCAATGTGCTACAATCCAGCTAGACTTCCAGCTGCCAGTCAGATTTAACCTTACCTTTGTCAG CCATGATGGTAATGACAAGACAAGACCAGTTATCATTCACCGGGCTATCCTGGGATCTGTGGAGAGAATGATCGCCATTCTAACTGAAAACTATGGAGGCAAATG GCCACTCTGGCTGTCCCCACAGCAGGTAATGGTGGTACCAGTAGGACCAACGTGTGATGAATATGCTCAAAAG GTCAGACAGCAATTCCATGATGCTGGGTTAATGGCAGATATCGATGTAGATCCTGGATGCACACTGAACAAGAAGATCAGAAATGCTCAGCTTGCACAGTATAACTTCATTCTGG TTGTTGGTGAGAAGGAAAAGGCCAGCGGAACAGTTAACATCCGTACCAGAGATAACAAGGTGCATGGTGAGCGTACAATTGCGGACACGGTGCAGAGACTGCTGGAACTGAAATGTTCTCGATCCAAACAAGCTGAAGAGGAATTTTAA